In one Fundulus heteroclitus isolate FHET01 chromosome 3, MU-UCD_Fhet_4.1, whole genome shotgun sequence genomic region, the following are encoded:
- the si:ch1073-284b18.2 gene encoding protein lin-28 homolog A isoform X1 has product MGSVSNQEFPGVCKTEGDEGPSAEEDAQSFHGVGVCKWFNVRMGFGFLSMTNREGVPLDEPVDVFVHQSKLHMEGFRSLKEGEAVEFTFKKSSKGLESQRVTGPGGIHCVGSERRPKGKKVQKRRSKGDRCYNCGGLDHHAKECKLPPQPKRCHFCQSIDHMVASCPVKAQQSSPVSQGKPSPLKGDEGEHSQPALPPETSD; this is encoded by the exons ATGGGTTCCGTTTCTAACCAGGAGTTCCCAG GAGTGTGCAAGACGGAGGGAGACGAGGGGCCGAGCGCAGAGGAGGACGCGCAGTCTTTCCACGGGGTCGGGGTGTGCAAGTGGTTCAACGTCCGCATGGGCTTCGGGTTCCTGTCCATGACCAACAGGGAGGGAGTGCCGCTGGACGAACCGGTTGATGTGTTTGTCCATCAG AGCAAGCTGCACATGGAGGGTTTCCGCAGCCTGAAGGAAGGCGAAGCGGTTGAGTTTACCTTCAAGAAGTCATCGAAGGGCCTAGAGTCCCAGCGGGTTACTGGGCCGGGCGGCATCCACTGTGTCGGCAGCGAGCGGAGGCCCAAAGGCAAGAAAGTCCAAAAGCGCCGCTCAAAGGGAGACAG GTGTTATAACTGTGGAGGCCTAGATCACCATGCCAAAGAGTGCAAGTTACCACCTCAGCCCAAGAGGTGCCACTTCTGCCAGAGCATCGACCACATGGTCGCCAGCTGCCCAGTCAAAGCACAGCAGTCCTCGCCGGTTTCTCAGGGAAAACCGTCGCCGTTGAAAGGAGACGAGGGGGAGCACAGCCAACCGGCGCTACCTCCCGAGACCTCCGATTAA
- the si:ch1073-284b18.2 gene encoding protein lin-28 homolog A isoform X2 — MAEGVCKTEGDEGPSAEEDAQSFHGVGVCKWFNVRMGFGFLSMTNREGVPLDEPVDVFVHQSKLHMEGFRSLKEGEAVEFTFKKSSKGLESQRVTGPGGIHCVGSERRPKGKKVQKRRSKGDRCYNCGGLDHHAKECKLPPQPKRCHFCQSIDHMVASCPVKAQQSSPVSQGKPSPLKGDEGEHSQPALPPETSD, encoded by the exons ATGGCAGAAG GAGTGTGCAAGACGGAGGGAGACGAGGGGCCGAGCGCAGAGGAGGACGCGCAGTCTTTCCACGGGGTCGGGGTGTGCAAGTGGTTCAACGTCCGCATGGGCTTCGGGTTCCTGTCCATGACCAACAGGGAGGGAGTGCCGCTGGACGAACCGGTTGATGTGTTTGTCCATCAG AGCAAGCTGCACATGGAGGGTTTCCGCAGCCTGAAGGAAGGCGAAGCGGTTGAGTTTACCTTCAAGAAGTCATCGAAGGGCCTAGAGTCCCAGCGGGTTACTGGGCCGGGCGGCATCCACTGTGTCGGCAGCGAGCGGAGGCCCAAAGGCAAGAAAGTCCAAAAGCGCCGCTCAAAGGGAGACAG GTGTTATAACTGTGGAGGCCTAGATCACCATGCCAAAGAGTGCAAGTTACCACCTCAGCCCAAGAGGTGCCACTTCTGCCAGAGCATCGACCACATGGTCGCCAGCTGCCCAGTCAAAGCACAGCAGTCCTCGCCGGTTTCTCAGGGAAAACCGTCGCCGTTGAAAGGAGACGAGGGGGAGCACAGCCAACCGGCGCTACCTCCCGAGACCTCCGATTAA